The sequence below is a genomic window from Wyeomyia smithii strain HCP4-BCI-WySm-NY-G18 chromosome 1, ASM2978416v1, whole genome shotgun sequence.
gttctcctgcacaccgccaaagatggttttTAGCACCCgaaactccgagtgctcgcaaatcctcctcgagcattgtccacgtctcatgcccgtagagaacgaccggtcttattagcgttttggatacacttggtgcgaatactcagattttgcgaccgtagttttctatggagcccatagtaggcacgacttccactgataatacgtctccttatctcccggctgctatcgttgttctcagttaccagagagccgaggtacacaaactcgtcgaccacctcgaacttATCCCCGTCGATTGTTTTAGGATATCAGGGGACTTTGAAAGACTttgaaaaatggttttgaagaatttttagAGCTTCTTAGATTAAATAAgtgtatcgaacgtcttcgtcagtggttatcttcggcaggttttctgctgCAATCTTATCATCGTCTTATACAATCTTAAAACACTGacaaagacgttcgataccttaTGTAATTCTTTTCATCATTTCCTTGAAACTTCTGTTGGAGTAGGGAAATGCTTAAGCTCGTtgaattctgatgattttaagaATTCTTTTGTTTTGTGGAACATTTAAGATTCTTATAATTTCGGGTAGTTACAAGGTTCTTAAGGTTTTAAAATTATGTTTTAGAAATAATGAATATTTCAGAGAAATCCAGGGGAGTTTTCATTATTCTAGATATTTCCAGAattattttgaagatttttaagaactttaaaatcttaaaaattcaaaatttttaggcAAGTGTTcctgacaattgcggggctagcgctacgattctactgacactaacagtctctcccgaacagGGACTCGACATCGTACCAGCTGAGAGATTAGTCGTCAAACCGTTACCTAAAAATCGTAAACAAGTTGATACGTTTGATGAAATGTCATTAGGGTTCTTTTCAAGCAACATGCAAAAGCTGTAGAAAGGTTGTTTAGAGCAgatattagacgaagcaaatatttgcttattTTGGTGCGAATTTATTTGCACTAAATAAATTTCGTATCAAcaatagcaaatgtttgcttcgtctaatgcctgCTTAAGTCAACATCAAATTAtcacaaaacattaaaaaagtTGCTGAGAAATTATCAGAAACTCGATAAAAAGTCGAGGGTGATCTAAATATTGTAGAGAAATGGATGAAACATTGTTTTTTCtcggtctagctccgccactgttgttgtgccaatcaccgacgcctggGGAAGCAACTCCACCCAgaaccctaacttacgacccgttgattgaagtaccggcgccaacggcttcacttcctcATACGATGGagggcgtgatcccagagatttttcgtctcagaaaatctcccggtatcggctaggattgaatctagaacagttgggttggttgtgagtggatcacgccaccccacaaccatcgacacctatgtcggcgttgggattcgaacccaggcgtcgagcgtggttggcggagacgttaccaaccacgctaggcccctgCATACTGATGAAACATtgtaaataaaaccaaaaattacTCACGTTGTTATTGTTGAAACGTACGGCTATGGCTCAAACATAAACAAGTCCAAGTCAAGTTATCGAACGGGAAAAGCTGCTCTACGACGCTCGTTATGATCTCGGTTTAATTATACCTTCTCGATTCGTGAAGTCgcagggacgaatgaccgtttgagATTAAAGTTCTtttaaaaagaaatcaatcaatcaatcattcGTGTCGTCAGCAATCGAATCGCACTCGAAATCGTAAAAAGATGGCAGTTTTTTGTTCCATCAACTGAAGATACACTCACCTACATAAATATGACAGAAAAATTGAATATAAAACCAAAAATCCACACGGAAATTGTCATAACGTaagtgtttgtgtgcgtggatttATGCAAGACTATCTCCTACCTTCTAAGAACTGTCATTCGTGCTTGGCGCGGCTCCAGTGCTTACTTTGATGCGCTTCAATTGACGTTCACCAGAATCTCCGCCAAGAATGCGATGAAAGACTTCCACTCTGGACCATTAGAAACAAGCGCACGGGGACAGTGTGTTCGAATTGAGAGACGCCCCCGCTTTCCGGCTTGCGACTTCtcgactctctctctctctcccgaAGGCAGCAGCGAGCAATCAGCGCTAGTGGATCATTAGGTCTATTAACGGGAATGATTTAGATTTCTTGAACTCTGTTTGtttgtctgtctggctgtcgcTCAAGCTGAAGATGATGAtccggaaaaaaaatttaaccgcTCAAATCGTTGGAATAATCTTAACCTCAATCTTCTCAATATTTATGTCCGCACGGCACGAGAAAGGTGTATCGTTGAGGTTATCTTGCTAGATGACAGCCGAAACCGTGTTCGTTCCGTGGCGCTAGCTGCTCTTCGGAACGGACAAGGACGCACGGACGTGTCCGATTAGCagtaattaaatcaaattaacCATTGCCTCGACTATTTTCTGTGTCGAGCGCGTCGCTCGCCGCAATTGATTATCAACTTTGTGCCAAAGCAGCCTCTATCGCTCTAGGAAATATCTGGCTTTTTTTTGCGAGGTCACACACAAATCTGCAGATGCGGGCGCCCAATTAGCAAATCACTAACAAGAGCTTCTCTTTTATTGTTTCGTAATTGCAGTGCGCAGTCGGGTGCCGTCTGTGGGAACTAGCGCTGGAGTCATCCTGCCAAAATGTTTGCGTAAGTATTGCTAACCCTTTTCAGGTTTGGTATGGGGGTTTTCACTTATGCAACGATTTTGTCCACAGAACAAAACCGACCAGGAGCTGCTGGAGCCTAAGGAACTGTACTGCGTTATGGGTTGCAACGATGCACTGAATCGGTACTTCAAGTGGCTCAAGGCGGAAATTGGGACGCCACCGGCACCCGCACTGGTAGCGGACAGCCTTACCGCGACGTCGCTGTCGCTGGAGTGGGAAATTCCGGAACGATCGGTACAACTGTCGCGGCAAAAGAGCCGCGGTCCGCGCAGTTACCTGGTGCAGTGGCGCTACGAGGAAGTCGCCGGTGATTGGAAGTTCTGTCGAAATCAAAGTATGGGTGATAACTCTACGATACGGGTCGATAATCTGCAGCCCTACACGAAGTATCGCGTGAGTTTGGTTACTTAATAAGCTAGTGGATGTCAGTTTGTTCGAACTCTTCTTCTTGCAGTTCCGAGTCGCGTTGCTGTTGTCACCACCGCACGATGAAGTTCTAATATCGGAGCAGAGCGTCATCATCCTAACGTCCGCCCAGGGACCACCGAAGTCTGAACCGAAAATTGTACGCGCCGTAGCGGTAGACTATTCACGAATATCCATCTCATGGGAGCCCGGACCGTTCCCGAACGGTCCCATCCTGTCATACGTGTTACAGATCAAAGATATCGACCCCCTAGGCTACAGTGCCCTGAAGGTTCCCACCCTGATTTGACTTCTAACTATCCTTCTAGCAAAAGGCCTCTATGCTTCCTCTCGCTACGCGCTTCTGAAACCAATGAGCTTCCCTAGTAACTTGCACCCTTGCGCATGACTTTCATCTGTGTGTGTTCACTACTAAccttttcacgtttttcaatttaATCCCCGTTATAATAAGTGACCTTGAGCTAACGCTCCCCTCTGCTTTTCCTTTAGGACATTCCGGAGTCGAACACCTCACGGCACTATATGTTTGAGAAGCTCGCCCCGGAGCGCAACTACTCCGTGTCCGTTACGATGCGGAACCCCGAAGGCGAGGGTCCCCCATCGACAACCTTCGTTCGCACCCCGGTGCAACCACTGGACCTCGAGGAGGACATCAGTCCGACGCTCATCCTCGGCGCAGAACACGCCGTACTCTCGCAAGGAACCTCAAACCTCCTGTCGGCTTCCCCTACCAACTTCTACCGCAGCCCAAGCCACCGAATTCGCGGCACCGCCGTTCACATTCGGCGCAACTTGATCTTCGTGTCCGACGACGCCGGTTTCATCTATAAAGCCCCACTCCGGTTGGCTGCCGAAAAGGGCCGCATCGCCATCCTCTTGCCGGAAGCCGGCCACAACTTCCGACCGACGCTGCTGTCCGTCGATTGGCTGAACGATCATCTCTACATCTTAGGACAGGCAAAAAGCACGGCTCTGTGGCAAATCTCCCGCTGTGATTTCAGCGGGGATCGAATGACCGTCGCCATTGCTGGTCTCCAGCGTCAGCCGGAGCACTTCGAGGTTGACCCCTTCAACGGTTACCTCTTCTGGGTGATCAGCAGCCGCACTCCGGACGCCGGTCTCTTCCGGCTGGATCTCGGGGACATCTCCAACGGAGTGAAGCACGAAATCAAACCTCTTCAGCTTAATAATCACCACAATTTGGGAGCCTTTTCGATCGATCACACCAGCTTCCGGGTGCTGGTACCCGATCAGGACGCGAACACCGTGCTGGCGATCTCGCTCGATGGTAAAACGACGGAAAACATCCGCAGCAACACTCAGCGGCCGCGCTTTGAAAAGGTGAAATCGATTGCCCTGGCTAATGGTCTGTTTTATTGGACCAATGGGAAGGAGCTACTCGCGGAGGACTACCATCTCAAGCAGGACAGCTACTTTCACAATGCGTTCCCGATCGATGCTAACACTACAACGCACACGTATTTCAGTATCTGTGTGAATTTATCGTCGGCACAGCCGATCCCCGTTCCGGTGAATCCTCCGAGGAACGTTCAGGCTTTGCTGACGAACAATAAGATCAAGATCTTTTGGAACGAACCGCACCTGTTAGGTATCAAGGGTAAGGGCGCCTGGCAGGAGTGGATGTACGAGCTGGAGCTGAGTGAGGAGGATAGTGGAAAGGTGGTGGCATATCCGGAAATCAACGAAACCTCCTTCGTCTCGATGGACGTGGATCTACTGGCGCCCGGGAAGGGTTATGTGATCAAGGCTGCCGCCTATACCCACGCCGGACGGGGACCTTGGAGTACGGAGTTCAGAGCTAGGACACTGAAGGACGCCCACGAGCGGCATCTGGTGTGGTCGGGAAGTGAGGGAATTATGCGAAGCGATGTGATTGGGGATAGTGTGGAGACTTTGATTAGTCGGACGGAGCTGGAGGATGGGGTTGTCACGGATATCGCCTGGTTCGAGAGTATTTTGTATGTGGTGAGCAATTCGACGCTGTTGTTTTATAATCAAAGTGAGGGGCAGATTAGTAAGCTGCGTGAGCTGGAGTCGGTTGAGTGTGTGACGGTCGATTGGATCGGAAGGAGGTTGTACTTTTATAACCCTTCGCAGCAGATGATTATGAGGAGTAGTTTGCATGGGGAGCAACACGAACCGATTCATAATGTGAAGAACGTAAGGGAGATTAAGTTCGACGCTCTGCGAGGGTATATTTACTACACTTCGGAGTTTGCTATGGAAGCTTTCCGGTTGAATGGAAAGGATCGACACAGTTATTATTTGGAGAGTGATCGCTTCACCGGGAAGGGGGTGATAGGGTTGACTTTGGATATGGACAGTGAGAAAGTTTACTGGATTGTTCGCAGTATCAGCAACTCGGAGTTGTTTAGTGCTCATATGGCTGGGACTGGATCAACGAAAGTCTCCTCTCTGGTGACAGTCCTAGCCGAACAATCGCCACGAGGTCCGCTGACGCATTTCAGTGATCGCTTGCTGTGGCTCCAGCAAGACGAAGTAGTAATCGGTGATCTGCGGGGCGAAAACCTTGCCCACATCCGAAATCAAAAGCTCAACGGTACGCGTGCCTTCACAATCATCGATCCAGCCCATCACCTCTACCCAGAAGACAACCAAAACGTAAACGTCCTCCCAATGCAAGTCAACGACACCTCGATCCGCATACAGGGTACCTGGAAGAAGTTCAACATCGTATGGGACCCAGTCACCAACGTCAACTACGGCAAAGTATTCTACAAAATCACCATCAAAGTAAAGGGCAAAAAAGACGAAATCCACGAGCTGCACAAACCCTCCCACATCTACAACAGCTCCGGGGCAAATCTACTACCCCCGCACACGGAAATCAACGTCACCATCAACGCGTTCACCTACTGGCGGTCGTCGGTATTCTCCAGCGCTCGGCTCTTCAGCCCCTCGGGAAAACCATCGCAACCAACGCGCCCCCGAGTATTCGTAAAACACGTCAAAGATCCCATCCAAGACATCCACACCGTGGACGCCACTTTCCGTTGGTCGCCACCAAAAACCCCGAATGGGCCAATCATCGGCTACAAAGTCCACTGCTGGTACGAAGAGGATGGCCTCACTAACCACGTACTTCAAAGCGAGCTTACCAATCGCACCGAACGTATCGTGCAAAACTTAGTACACAATGTAACCTACTTCTTCCGAGTGCAAGCCCTCACCAAGGCACGTGAAGGTGACCTAACCGCGGTACAGTCGATTAACACCTCCGAAGATCATCCCATTCCACAGGCACTGATCGCTACGGCCGATCATATCATCAAAGTGGACTTCGACTCCGGAGAGTCCCGTCAGGTGGTGAGCACCTCAACGCCGGTGATGTTCATGGCACGTTTAGCCAGGGAACGCAAGCTGTTTTGGGTGGATGAAAACAACGAACTGTTTCAGTACGACGGAACTTCGAAGTCGAAGCTTTTCTCCATCGGCGGACCGGTTCTTTCGCTGACCATCGACTGGATTCGACGGATACTGTATTGGTCCCAGCAGGAGGTGATTGGTAGTGCGATCTATTCGTTTGATCTGAATCGGTTTGAGAATGAAGGGGTGCACGTGGAGAAACTGGTTTACAGCGCTAGCAATATGACCAATCTGGTGGTGGCACCGTTCGAGCGGAAGCTTTTCTGGACCGAGAAGGTGCCGGAGGATGTGATTTATGTGCATGATTTCGACGAGAATCGAACGGAGGAGTTTTTCGATGACAGTTTCGAGGAGTGTCCGAATCGGACGGCTGGTATTACCGTGTACCCGATGCTGGCTCTGCAGACTTCGGTTAGCGAGGAAGCGAGGCTTTTCTGGGCAGAGACCGGCTTTAGAAGCGTTGGGTTAAGTAGTCGAACTTGTATGAACTTTGGGTTCGAGTACTATCCGAAAATGAAAAGCATAGCGAAAGATAGCGATCACTTTTACTGGTTGGAGGATGACGAAGCGATCGTCCGGATGGACGATGGAGGGGAGCTTCAGTCAAAAACGATCCCCGGAGCGAAGGCCTTACTGCCTTTACAGTTGCAGTATTATCCGGAGCGACGTTGTCTTATTCCACTACAAAAGAACCAAGACTACCAAGCAAAGTTGTTACAGAGAACGGAAAATTCCTTAACCTTACTTCTGCCAAAGGCAGAAGTTCATCTTAACTGTTCGACCGAACCGAGCGGAATTCGGTATGTGATTTACTACGACGAAAGCGATGCCAACCGAACGGAAGAAGACTGTGACCCCGCAAACTGCAGCTTCGTTACGTCCTACGATCGGAGTAAAACGATAAAAGGCTTGAAACCTTTCACCAGGTACCGGTTCCAGGTGCTGCTGCTGAACTACTATCAGGAACAGTTCGGACCGACCGGGGAGCTCGATAATCCACGGGTCGGTTCTGTGACGGTGTTTTCCACCGCAGCCGGAGCTCCTTCCAAGCCGCAGGATATAAGCGTACTGGCGATTAGTCCCACGGAAGCGGTGGTCCGCTGGTCACCACCACTGGCGAAGAACAGTGAACGCGTGTGGTACGAAATCCACTGGCAAACGGAGTACATCCATGATGGTTCGAAGAATCGGCAGCAGCAGCTAGTCACTGgtgagtttttttaaattttttttcattgataaataacCTTGTCCACTTGAGAGTATTGCCAACCGAATACTGATTAGGTAATCTATGTGGGACTATTTTTTATCTGTAGCCATGTTGATGTTCGCAATAGCGGCTCTAGGGTTCTCAAAAATTACTTAAATAGGAACGAAGacaataattttaatttaatctaGTCAAGAATGAGGCAAAACAAGCCTCGAACAAAATTATAAAGAATTTCTATGTTTATATTTGTCCACGCTCTTCTCTTCTTGAGTGTTTTAGTTTTGTTCTTGTTTTATTGTTCTCTAGTTTTCGTTCCCTGTTTTCCATTGACTAGGTTTCTGTTTATTTCGATCTAATTTCATTCTCATTCTCGATTGTTCATCTGATCCGAGTTTCAAGTAtcgcctccccagctggtctcgaggtacgatgctggcctaacaagccagtcatcgcaggttcgagtctcggctcaggagatgactgtcagtgtcagtatgatagtagcgctagccccgcaattgtcctgtacacttaacggttggttgcgaagtctatgtatagtaaacagaaggtcaagttccgaatcgtaatgttgcaccaaggctttgcttttttgtttcaattgtcaattggtattttttaatttttttaattttttttgcaattcccTGAGTTTATTGTACGATTTTCTGTTgtataacttgtttttattataacagaaAAAAAGGTAAATTACAGGAAATACAGAAAAAACAGGAAATAAGACAAGTACCTAAAAGGGAAAATAGAAAAGGTAACAAagtataaacaaacaaaaacagaaaatcagaaatttaaaacacaaataaaaaaagcaaaaaacaatGGTATAGCTTAAACATTGTAATTccatgaaaacaaaacaaatacaaAAGCGTAAAAAGAGAAACACACACGCAAAACAGGAATGAAAAAGGCAaacaaaaacagattttttttttctggtttctgCTCAGCTGttattgaattatttttcagtatttttgaaTAGCAAACACAAATCTGCAAAAACATATAAATACTTTGAAATAAGAAACCGGTCAAATACCAAAAACTGGAAACATAAACACAGAGAACCAgaaggaaaaattaaaaacaaaaaatgaactagaaagaaaaacacaaaaatatacaacaaaccaagcaaacagGAACAATAAGAAAATTCAGAACGAAACCTAAAGCAGAACATACAAATTTACGAACAAAAACCAAACGCACAACATTTATGTTATgtatattgcaaaattaaaacagcagtaaacataaaaatagacaaaaaaaaacaaaaacatggaAACCAGAAAAAAAGACAACTGGAATACCAAGTGAGATGCAGATCTCATAAACAGAATAAAGAAACGTTACCATATACATAAAAAGATAGAAACACAAAAATACAAGACTTACAAAAAAACAGAAGGAATTCTGAAAGAATACATGatcagttccacaaaaaatgtctaatataatttttaaattgtcatttttgatttggctgaaactacTGAGACTTTAATTTttcggaacacgactcatttttgggaaggtattgctgattacaaatatttttaggaccaAACCGGTTTTTTGTGGAATCATTCATATAATTAGTGATTAAGAGAGTTAAAGGATATGtacttgagtgcacaaacgtaggcttgacgtgggactattgtgggtgtaaagatttaattctgccatagtcATAGTAtgtaacacacaccaaacgtactaataccatacacaacaatccatgaacaaaaaacctaaattaatccacctagcggtcagacccagcctttctcattcaaacttttatttgtaaaaatagatttacatgaacgcttcaatccaataaatgtatatttactctttagcttctaaaatattgatgttgtgatctatacaaataaaaaaaaaaatgtagttcggtctgtctgtttgatccatataggctcgaatactaccgaaccgatcgacgtgaaaatttgtatgtaggggtttttggtcccgataaaggttcctatgatagtttgaggtccctccctcttctggaaaggaggggtccaatacaaatgaaacataaattgctgcacaactcaaggacaaaccaagcaaatgaaaccgatgtggcatttggcatgtggatgttttaaagggtaaaaaATATCTacaatggttcgacaccccttccacttctggaagcacatgtttctgcacaaatttctgcacatctcgcgaactagttAACTAAATgggaccatatttggcaggtgaatgattttagtgttaacaaatatgttccataatcgagatggcgacttccgatttcggaaaaacagcggcaaacgaccaaataccatccaatatgggtatttgtggaatcgtaatgatgcactggagccacaaatcgacttcagacaccattatgaattgtaggatggcaacttgtggtttctggaagacagccaaaaatggccgatttccgtctaacatgagtatctccggatctagaatgatacacagcagctgaaatcgacttccggttcccgggaaatagccgaaaatgatcgaattacacccaatatgggtgtttcttcaaccagaatgacgctcagaggccagaaattatcttaaataccattttgaatccaagatggcgacttccgatttgtgaaaaacagtctaaaataaccaaataccatccaatatgagtatctctggaaccagaatgatgcaatgagctaacaattgacctcaggcaccattttgaatcgctgaatggcaacttataggaaacagtcgaaaatgaccagataatactcaatatggatacttccgtaatcgagatgatgcatagaagccaaacattgacccttgacttcattttgaatttaaagacgaccacatttaatttctggaaaacaaccaatataactaaatacctcccaaaatgagtatttccggtgtcagattgatgccagaaaatttgctgaaaatgaccgaataccacccaatatgaa
It includes:
- the LOC129724916 gene encoding proto-oncogene tyrosine-protein kinase ROS isoform X1, with translation MRRIFTNTGLGAVVVFVAVVLAFFGVVAVEGTTLTEVELEDDYLVATKELEQQCVHRCPDQNRTGFNEHIDVSCGSDCYLTQCAVGCRLWELALESSCQNVCNKTDQELLEPKELYCVMGCNDALNRYFKWLKAEIGTPPAPALVADSLTATSLSLEWEIPERSVQLSRQKSRGPRSYLVQWRYEEVAGDWKFCRNQSMGDNSTIRVDNLQPYTKYRFRVALLLSPPHDEVLISEQSVIILTSAQGPPKSEPKIVRAVAVDYSRISISWEPGPFPNGPILSYVLQIKDIDPLGYSALKDIPESNTSRHYMFEKLAPERNYSVSVTMRNPEGEGPPSTTFVRTPVQPLDLEEDISPTLILGAEHAVLSQGTSNLLSASPTNFYRSPSHRIRGTAVHIRRNLIFVSDDAGFIYKAPLRLAAEKGRIAILLPEAGHNFRPTLLSVDWLNDHLYILGQAKSTALWQISRCDFSGDRMTVAIAGLQRQPEHFEVDPFNGYLFWVISSRTPDAGLFRLDLGDISNGVKHEIKPLQLNNHHNLGAFSIDHTSFRVLVPDQDANTVLAISLDGKTTENIRSNTQRPRFEKVKSIALANGLFYWTNGKELLAEDYHLKQDSYFHNAFPIDANTTTHTYFSICVNLSSAQPIPVPVNPPRNVQALLTNNKIKIFWNEPHLLGIKGKGAWQEWMYELELSEEDSGKVVAYPEINETSFVSMDVDLLAPGKGYVIKAAAYTHAGRGPWSTEFRARTLKDAHERHLVWSGSEGIMRSDVIGDSVETLISRTELEDGVVTDIAWFESILYVVSNSTLLFYNQSEGQISKLRELESVECVTVDWIGRRLYFYNPSQQMIMRSSLHGEQHEPIHNVKNVREIKFDALRGYIYYTSEFAMEAFRLNGKDRHSYYLESDRFTGKGVIGLTLDMDSEKVYWIVRSISNSELFSAHMAGTGSTKVSSLVTVLAEQSPRGPLTHFSDRLLWLQQDEVVIGDLRGENLAHIRNQKLNGTRAFTIIDPAHHLYPEDNQNVNVLPMQVNDTSIRIQGTWKKFNIVWDPVTNVNYGKVFYKITIKVKGKKDEIHELHKPSHIYNSSGANLLPPHTEINVTINAFTYWRSSVFSSARLFSPSGKPSQPTRPRVFVKHVKDPIQDIHTVDATFRWSPPKTPNGPIIGYKVHCWYEEDGLTNHVLQSELTNRTERIVQNLVHNVTYFFRVQALTKAREGDLTAVQSINTSEDHPIPQALIATADHIIKVDFDSGESRQVVSTSTPVMFMARLARERKLFWVDENNELFQYDGTSKSKLFSIGGPVLSLTIDWIRRILYWSQQEVIGSAIYSFDLNRFENEGVHVEKLVYSASNMTNLVVAPFERKLFWTEKVPEDVIYVHDFDENRTEEFFDDSFEECPNRTAGITVYPMLALQTSVSEEARLFWAETGFRSVGLSSRTCMNFGFEYYPKMKSIAKDSDHFYWLEDDEAIVRMDDGGELQSKTIPGAKALLPLQLQYYPERRCLIPLQKNQDYQAKLLQRTENSLTLLLPKAEVHLNCSTEPSGIRYVIYYDESDANRTEEDCDPANCSFVTSYDRSKTIKGLKPFTRYRFQVLLLNYYQEQFGPTGELDNPRVGSVTVFSTAAGAPSKPQDISVLAISPTEAVVRWSPPLAKNSERVWYEIHWQTEYIHDGSKNRQQQLVTDFDEDSTSLSINLTKLQPNQAYTIWIMAYSTESTYSESDHVNIVTFPEPEDIRLVFNSSTELGVSWRPHMNISTYKVQYSAVGSKTWETVFETDVNTTIPESGIFHVSGLQPKTQYRFIVLLFYPNRKEPYVWPPDARFIYETEADRPSAPGQPIVTLIRQDVYKVSWEPSKDNGAPILEYALEALVRSPRTTNRVERAALAPESGEELEDDSLEDMNNTIPTRVDVGSTDSQEYQTFDERWDLVYNGTDVYWIIPEKQPIHKHTFRVRARNSCGWGPFSGESEPISQPLLSGQTGFYLMITVIFGAAIFLIFLLLIFVCAFRRAEIEKKNFIDATTTRIPDVELANLRELPRRGNFIHSQNILYSSGPLTDSEIALLPQIRREQITMTSSPFLGSGAFGEVYEGIVKGVGDGVETRVAIKTLRKGATEQEKAEFLQEAHLMSNFKHKHILKLIGICLDLDSLYIIMELMRGGDLLSYLRSNRPTPGNPSPLTLLDLITMCVDVATGCRYLEEMHFVHRDLACRNCLVSSPDPKERVVKIGDFGLARDIYKNDYYRKEGEGLLPVRWMSPESLVDGVFTSQSDIWAFGVLLWEIMTLGQQPYPARNNLEVLHYVRDGGRLTRPQDCPDELYQLMMKCWSYSPDDRPTFRYCLDILQSLEKRTSDSIQITSQFPCKVQNGAVFNRSYLLSDINHNPFMADIKFGNSGSGGAFIITPPTSSSSSGATVMSTMIPKYLELVYDDSNSTNSKCSTGGEDVPLTAGLMNSLPMPTDNGYEIPIHQIILQQQQQQQQHPSCSSNKGRTFSSSSTVSTASTLPASMAAHHHHQHQPQQPRVEDCSSLEALLPINSILTVKLPAETTSDRDQGGQEASLPCDDANDDSINSGAQLTMVNECKTSM